In Chrysoperla carnea chromosome 2, inChrCarn1.1, whole genome shotgun sequence, the following proteins share a genomic window:
- the LOC123292795 gene encoding short-chain dehydrogenase/reductase family 16C member 6-like, whose protein sequence is MVKLITGSANDLGRNLCYQFAKKKCQIICIDKDEPKNNNTVRVIKQFHPECNIKSFICDVSQYEQVQKVFQEILAEFKHVDILINNVAINICKEFIEDYTETQIKDILNTNVLSHFWTTKEILLSMEKRDIGYIVGISSIAGIAAIKHINPYCASKFAVTGFMQSLENQLRANKSNIRALSVRPYFMVTQMVNPKMLNHRKTQRLSLSCFFRIERVLDPPAVAQKIVESIENGETRLIMPFYIWGKKCVWK, encoded by the exons ATGGTAAAATTG ATAACAGGATCTGCCAATGATTTAGGACGCAATTTATGCTACCAATTTGCTAAAAAGAAGTGTCAAATAATATGTATCGATAAAGACGAACCAAAAAATAACAACACCGTTCGAGTGATCAAACAATTCCACCCAGAGTGCAATATCAAGTCATTTATTTGTGACGTCTCACAATATGAACAAGTGCAAAAAgtgtttcaagaaattttagcTGAATTCAAACATGTGGATATTTTAATCAACAACGTTGCTATTAATATTTGCAAAGAATTTATAGAAGATTACACAGAAACACaaataaaagatatattaaatactAACGTTTTATCTCATTTTTGG accacaaaagaaattttactcTCAATGGAAAAAAGAGATATTGGATATATTGTAGGAATATCTTCAATAGCTGGAATAGCTGCCATTAAACATATAAATCCTTATTGTGCATCGAAATTTGCGGTCACtg gttTTATGCAATCCTTGGAAAATCAGCTACGAgccaataaatcaaatattcgaGCATTATCCGTACGTCCATACTTCATGGTCACGCAAATGGTCAATCCAAAAATGCTCAATCATAG GAAAACCCAGCGTTTATCATTATCGTGTTTCTTCAGAATCGAACGAGTTCTAGATCCACCCGCTGTAGCCCAAAAAATAGTTGAAAGTATTGAAAACGGTGAAACACGACTAATTATGCCATTCTACATCtg GGGAAAGAAGTGTGTATGGAAATAA